The proteins below come from a single Plantactinospora sp. KBS50 genomic window:
- a CDS encoding helix-turn-helix transcriptional regulator codes for MPPAATRSVPPAAPGPAGADPATRREPAGADGRTRDRVTRLLLVHGAATAAQLGDELGLSPAAIRRHLDAMQADGDVTAREQAAPGGRRRGRPAKVFLLTDSGRVRCGTHTYDGMATAALRWIVRHCGADAVGDFANEQVAALEARCRAAMADAGDDPLARAEALAGVLTAEGYAANASTIASGGQLCQHHCPVAHVAAEFPQLCEAETAVISRLVGTHVQRLATIAHGDGVCTTHIPAQAQRGRPTSAPTGTTHTGYTVTTVRTDR; via the coding sequence ATGCCGCCCGCCGCGACCCGTTCGGTGCCGCCGGCCGCGCCCGGACCGGCCGGTGCCGACCCGGCGACCCGGCGGGAGCCGGCGGGAGCCGACGGCCGCACCCGCGACCGGGTCACCCGGCTGCTGCTGGTCCACGGCGCCGCCACCGCCGCCCAGCTCGGCGACGAGCTCGGGCTGAGCCCGGCGGCCATCCGCCGGCACCTGGACGCCATGCAGGCCGACGGCGACGTCACCGCCCGCGAGCAGGCCGCCCCCGGCGGCCGGCGGCGGGGCCGGCCGGCCAAGGTGTTCCTGCTGACCGACTCCGGTCGGGTCCGCTGCGGCACGCACACCTACGACGGCATGGCCACCGCGGCGCTGCGCTGGATCGTCCGGCACTGCGGCGCGGACGCGGTCGGCGACTTCGCCAACGAGCAGGTCGCGGCGCTGGAGGCGCGGTGCCGGGCGGCCATGGCGGACGCCGGGGACGATCCGCTGGCCAGGGCCGAGGCCCTGGCCGGGGTGCTCACCGCGGAGGGTTACGCTGCCAACGCGTCCACCATCGCCAGCGGTGGCCAGCTCTGCCAGCACCACTGCCCGGTGGCGCACGTCGCCGCCGAGTTTCCGCAGCTCTGCGAGGCCGAGACGGCGGTCATCTCCCGCCTGGTCGGCACGCACGTGCAGCGGCTCGCGACCATCGCGCACGGTGACGGGGTGTGCACCACGCACATCCCGGCCCAGGCCCAGCGCGGCAGACCGACGTCGGCGCCGACCGGCACGACGCATACCGGATACACCGTCACCACTGTGAGGACAGATAGATGA
- a CDS encoding COX15/CtaA family protein has translation MGAVSRFGPLSSPLVLTRLAAAAVVANVVLVVTGGAVRLTDSGLGCPTWPRCTADSYRTTPEMGVHGMIEYGNRLLFFVIAGIAVAGLLAALAQRPRRRGLVPLAVAAGLGIPAQAVIGGITVLTNLNPWVVGLHFLASMAVLAGAYAFWRRAAGSPRAGARPTGPEAGAAGSGRPEVPGPLRTLAGLLTAVSALVLVLGTFVTGSGPHSGDHGAARNGLDPAAIAQLHADAVFLLIGLSVAAWFALRAVGAPRAARAAAVLVAVELGQGVIGFVQYFTHLPIVLVGAHMLGSALVWLATLALLWSTRVRRPATVAAGPPVDDPDPGSDPDPGSGSGSGSGAGVPADELPAGGPPDDDLPTGPDVLAGAR, from the coding sequence ATGGGCGCCGTGAGCCGATTCGGCCCCTTGAGCAGCCCTTTGGTACTAACCCGGTTGGCCGCCGCGGCGGTGGTCGCCAACGTCGTGCTGGTCGTCACCGGCGGCGCCGTCCGGTTGACCGACTCCGGCCTCGGCTGCCCGACCTGGCCCCGCTGCACCGCCGACTCGTACCGGACCACGCCCGAGATGGGCGTGCACGGCATGATCGAGTACGGCAACCGCCTGCTGTTCTTCGTGATCGCCGGGATCGCGGTGGCCGGCCTGCTCGCCGCGCTCGCGCAGCGGCCCCGGCGGCGCGGTCTGGTGCCGCTGGCCGTGGCCGCCGGGCTGGGCATCCCGGCCCAGGCCGTGATCGGCGGCATCACCGTGCTGACCAACCTCAACCCGTGGGTGGTCGGGCTGCACTTCCTGGCCTCGATGGCGGTGCTCGCCGGCGCGTACGCGTTCTGGCGCCGGGCCGCCGGGTCGCCCCGGGCCGGCGCCAGGCCCACCGGGCCGGAGGCCGGGGCCGCCGGCTCCGGCCGGCCGGAGGTGCCCGGACCTCTGCGCACCCTGGCCGGCCTGCTGACCGCGGTCAGCGCCCTCGTGCTGGTGCTCGGCACGTTCGTCACGGGCAGCGGCCCGCACTCGGGCGACCATGGCGCCGCCCGCAACGGGTTGGATCCGGCCGCCATCGCCCAGCTGCACGCCGACGCCGTGTTCCTGCTGATCGGGCTCTCCGTGGCTGCGTGGTTCGCGCTGCGCGCCGTGGGCGCCCCTCGGGCGGCCCGGGCCGCGGCCGTGCTGGTGGCGGTGGAACTCGGGCAGGGCGTGATCGGGTTCGTCCAGTACTTCACCCACCTGCCGATCGTGCTGGTCGGCGCGCACATGCTGGGCTCGGCCCTGGTCTGGCTGGCCACCCTCGCGCTGCTCTGGTCCACCCGGGTACGCCGGCCCGCGACCGTCGCCGCCGGCCCGCCGGTCGACGACCCCGACCCCGGCTCCGACCCCGACCCCGGCTCCGGCTCCGGCTCCGGCTCCGGGGCGGGTGTACCTGCCGACGAGCTTCCCGCCGGCGGCCCGCCGGATGACGATCTTCCCACCGGGCCGGACGTGCTGGCCGGAGCGCGGTAG
- a CDS encoding heme o synthase, with product MSMITERPVSTAAGSPARANAASGATARGDWRAVLRAYVLLTKPRIVEQLLVTTVPPMMLAAGGLPSLWLIAVVLLGGSLAAGAASVINCYIDRDIDQVMRRTKRRPLPSHTVSPRSALVFGLVLAAVSTVLMAAFTNWPATLLTLASIAYYDLVYTLWLKRTTTQNTFWGGICGATPVLIGWVAVTGSLDPVAWALFAVVFFWQMPHFYALAIKYRTDYARANIPMLPVVASVRRVNVEILLFSWLTVLASLLVWPLGDGIGPVYLVPALTVGSIFLIEAHRLAGRAGRGEPMRPMRLFHWSTTYLTILFLGAALDALV from the coding sequence GTGAGCATGATCACCGAGCGCCCCGTCTCCACCGCGGCCGGGTCACCGGCGCGGGCGAACGCGGCGAGCGGTGCCACGGCGCGCGGTGACTGGCGGGCGGTCCTGCGGGCGTACGTGCTGTTGACCAAGCCGCGCATCGTCGAGCAACTGCTGGTCACGACCGTGCCGCCGATGATGCTCGCCGCCGGCGGCCTGCCGTCGCTCTGGCTGATCGCGGTGGTGCTGCTGGGCGGTTCGCTGGCCGCCGGAGCGGCCAGCGTGATCAACTGCTACATCGACCGGGACATCGACCAGGTGATGCGCCGCACGAAGCGCCGCCCGCTGCCGTCGCACACCGTCTCCCCGCGCAGCGCGCTGGTCTTCGGCCTGGTCCTGGCGGCGGTCTCCACCGTGCTGATGGCGGCCTTCACCAACTGGCCGGCCACCCTGCTGACGCTGGCCTCGATCGCCTACTACGACCTGGTCTACACGCTGTGGTTGAAGCGGACGACCACCCAGAACACGTTCTGGGGCGGGATCTGCGGCGCCACTCCGGTGCTGATCGGCTGGGTGGCGGTGACCGGCTCGCTCGACCCGGTCGCGTGGGCGCTGTTCGCGGTGGTCTTCTTCTGGCAGATGCCGCACTTCTACGCGCTGGCCATCAAGTACCGGACGGACTACGCCCGGGCGAACATCCCGATGCTCCCCGTGGTGGCCTCGGTGCGGCGGGTGAACGTCGAGATCCTGCTGTTCTCCTGGCTCACGGTGCTGGCCTCGCTGCTGGTCTGGCCGCTGGGCGACGGCATCGGGCCGGTGTACCTGGTGCCGGCGCTGACCGTCGGTTCGATCTTCCTGATCGAGGCCCATCGACTCGCGGGCCGGGCCGGCCGGGGTGAGCCGATGCGGCCGATGCGGCTTTTCCACTGGTCCACCACCTATCTCACGATTCTCTTCCTGGGCGCCGCGCTCGACGCGCTGGTCTGA
- the tkt gene encoding transketolase, translated as MDAVEKAGNGHPGTAMSLAPAAYLLFNRMMRHDPTDPDWAGRDRFVLSAGHSSLTLYIQLYLSGYGLSLEDLGSLRQWGSLTPGHPEHGHTAGVETTTGPLGQGVGNAVGMAMAARRERGLFDPDTAAGQSVFDHHIWCIASDGDMEEGISHEAAALAGHQKLGNLIMIYDDNEISIEDDTRIAKSEDVAARYAAYGWHVQTVDWRSGDADQGKYHEDVDALHRALAEARAETGRPSFIALRTIIAWPAPTKQNTGKSHGSALGADEVAATKKLLGFDPAQNFAVDEKVLAHAREAAQRGRDAHARWQREFDTWAQANPERRALYDRMRTRTLPEGWTEALPEFPADAKGVATRAASGKVLAALAPVLPELWGGSADLAESNNTTMKDEPSFVPTEYATKEFPGNEYGRTLHFGIREHAMGAALNGIALHGGTRPYGGTFLVFSDYMRPSVRLAALMKLPVVYVWTHDSIGLGEDGPTHQPIEHLSALRAIPGLDVVRPADANETAWAWRMALEHTDRPTALALSRQALPTMDRAAVAAAEGVAKGGYVLADASGGQPEVILVGTGSEVQLCLTARERLEADGTPTRVVSMPCQEWFRAQDEAYRESVLPRGVRARVSVEAGVAMSWRDLVGDCGECVSIEHYGASAPYQVLFEQFGFTPDRVVAAAHASLARVGSITGNTTGN; from the coding sequence ATGGACGCCGTCGAGAAGGCCGGAAACGGACATCCCGGGACGGCGATGAGCCTGGCCCCCGCCGCGTACCTGCTCTTCAACCGCATGATGCGGCACGACCCCACCGACCCGGACTGGGCCGGCCGGGACCGCTTCGTGCTCTCGGCCGGGCACAGCAGCCTCACCCTCTACATCCAGCTCTACCTCTCCGGCTACGGCCTGAGCCTGGAGGACCTGGGATCGCTGCGGCAGTGGGGCTCGCTCACCCCCGGCCACCCCGAACACGGGCACACGGCCGGGGTGGAGACCACCACCGGCCCGCTGGGCCAGGGCGTCGGCAACGCGGTCGGGATGGCCATGGCCGCCCGGCGCGAGCGCGGGCTGTTCGACCCCGACACCGCGGCCGGCCAGTCGGTCTTCGACCACCACATCTGGTGCATCGCCTCCGACGGCGACATGGAGGAGGGCATCAGCCACGAGGCCGCCGCGCTCGCCGGGCACCAGAAGCTCGGCAACCTGATCATGATCTACGACGACAACGAGATCTCGATCGAGGACGACACCCGGATCGCCAAGAGCGAGGACGTGGCCGCCCGGTACGCCGCCTACGGCTGGCACGTGCAGACCGTCGACTGGCGCAGCGGCGACGCCGACCAGGGCAAGTACCACGAGGACGTCGACGCGCTGCACCGGGCGCTGGCCGAGGCCCGGGCGGAGACCGGCCGGCCGTCCTTCATCGCGCTGCGCACCATCATCGCCTGGCCCGCCCCCACCAAGCAGAACACCGGCAAGTCGCACGGCTCCGCACTGGGCGCCGACGAGGTGGCGGCCACCAAGAAGCTGCTCGGCTTCGACCCGGCGCAGAACTTCGCCGTGGACGAGAAGGTGCTCGCGCACGCCCGCGAGGCGGCCCAGCGGGGTCGCGACGCGCACGCGCGGTGGCAGCGGGAGTTCGACACGTGGGCGCAGGCCAATCCGGAGCGCCGGGCGCTCTACGACCGGATGCGCACCCGTACCCTGCCGGAAGGCTGGACCGAGGCGCTGCCGGAGTTCCCCGCGGACGCCAAGGGGGTGGCCACCCGCGCCGCCTCCGGCAAGGTGCTCGCCGCGCTGGCCCCGGTGCTGCCCGAACTGTGGGGCGGCTCGGCCGACCTGGCCGAGAGCAACAACACCACGATGAAGGACGAGCCTTCGTTCGTGCCCACCGAGTACGCCACCAAGGAGTTCCCGGGCAACGAGTACGGCCGCACGCTGCACTTCGGCATCCGGGAACACGCCATGGGCGCCGCCCTGAACGGCATCGCCCTGCACGGCGGCACCCGGCCCTACGGCGGCACGTTCCTGGTGTTCAGCGACTACATGCGGCCCTCGGTGCGGCTCGCCGCGCTGATGAAGCTCCCGGTGGTCTACGTCTGGACGCACGACTCGATCGGGCTGGGCGAGGACGGACCCACCCACCAGCCGATCGAGCACCTGAGCGCGCTGCGCGCCATCCCCGGCCTGGACGTGGTACGCCCCGCCGACGCCAACGAGACGGCCTGGGCCTGGCGGATGGCGCTGGAGCACACCGACCGGCCGACCGCGCTGGCGCTCAGCCGGCAGGCCCTGCCGACCATGGACCGGGCCGCCGTGGCCGCCGCCGAGGGCGTGGCCAAGGGCGGGTACGTGCTGGCCGACGCCTCCGGCGGGCAGCCCGAGGTGATCCTCGTCGGCACCGGGTCGGAGGTGCAGCTCTGCCTGACCGCCCGGGAGCGCCTGGAGGCCGACGGCACGCCCACCCGGGTCGTCTCGATGCCCTGCCAGGAGTGGTTCCGGGCGCAGGACGAGGCGTACCGGGAATCGGTCCTGCCGCGCGGGGTGCGGGCGCGGGTCAGCGTCGAGGCGGGCGTCGCGATGTCCTGGCGCGACCTGGTCGGCGACTGCGGCGAGTGCGTGAGCATTGAACACTACGGGGCCAGTGCCCCGTACCAGGTGCTGTTCGAGCAGTTCGGGTTCACCCCGGACCGGGTCGTGGCCGCCGCGCACGCGTCGCTGGCCCGGGTGGGCTCGATCACCGGCAACACCACCGGTAACTAA
- the tal gene encoding transaldolase produces MTDRLGELTAAGVAVWLDDLSRVRLSSGGLDRMRREDHLVGVTSNPTIFAKALGDAQEYNAQLRELATRGVSVEEAVRLLTAYDVRWACDVMRPAYDASSGVDGRISLEVDPRLAYETEKTVAEAKALWWLVDRPNLFIKIPATEAGLPAITATLAAGISVNVTLIFGLDRYSAVMDAFLAGLEQAKANGHDLSTIGSVASFFVSRVDSEVDSRLEKIGSEEARALRGKAAVANARLAYQRYAEVFASDRWQALADAGAHPQRPLWASTSTKNPDYPDVIYVEELIAPGTVNTMPESVIRAYADHGETRGDTVTGGYEDARRVIDALGSVGVDFDDVIQTLEREGVEKFEASWQELLDGVRRSLTAAAQGQGSPNEAAKGSADAAVRAGGNA; encoded by the coding sequence ATGACGGACAGACTGGGCGAACTCACCGCCGCCGGAGTGGCGGTCTGGCTCGACGACCTGTCTCGGGTACGGCTGAGTTCAGGCGGCCTGGACCGGATGCGCCGGGAGGACCATCTGGTCGGCGTGACGTCGAACCCGACGATCTTCGCGAAGGCGCTCGGTGACGCGCAGGAGTACAACGCGCAGCTGCGCGAGCTGGCCACCCGCGGCGTCTCGGTGGAGGAGGCGGTCCGCCTGCTCACCGCGTACGACGTGCGGTGGGCGTGCGACGTGATGCGGCCCGCGTACGACGCCAGTTCGGGCGTGGACGGCCGGATCTCGCTGGAGGTCGACCCGCGGCTGGCGTACGAGACCGAGAAGACGGTCGCCGAGGCCAAGGCGCTGTGGTGGCTGGTGGACCGGCCGAACCTGTTCATCAAGATCCCGGCGACCGAGGCCGGGCTGCCGGCGATCACCGCCACCCTGGCCGCGGGGATCAGCGTCAACGTCACGCTGATCTTCGGCCTGGACCGCTACTCGGCCGTGATGGACGCCTTCCTGGCCGGCCTCGAACAGGCCAAGGCCAACGGGCACGACCTGTCCACCATCGGCTCGGTGGCGTCGTTCTTCGTCTCCCGGGTGGACAGCGAGGTGGACAGCCGGCTGGAGAAGATCGGCTCGGAGGAGGCCAGGGCGCTGCGCGGCAAGGCCGCCGTGGCCAACGCCCGGCTCGCCTACCAGCGGTACGCCGAGGTCTTCGCCTCGGACCGGTGGCAGGCGCTGGCCGACGCCGGTGCCCACCCGCAGCGCCCGCTGTGGGCGTCCACCTCGACGAAGAACCCGGACTACCCGGACGTCATCTACGTCGAGGAGCTGATCGCGCCGGGCACCGTGAACACGATGCCCGAGTCGGTGATCCGGGCGTACGCCGACCACGGCGAGACCCGCGGCGACACGGTGACCGGCGGCTACGAGGACGCCCGTCGGGTGATCGACGCCCTGGGCTCGGTCGGGGTCGACTTCGACGACGTGATCCAGACCCTGGAGCGGGAGGGCGTGGAGAAGTTCGAGGCCAGCTGGCAGGAACTGCTCGACGGGGTGCGCAGGTCCCTCACGGCCGCCGCCCAGGGGCAGGGCAGCCCGAACGAGGCCGCGAAGGGCAGCGCGGACGCGGCCGTCCGCGCCGGGGGCAACGCGTGA
- the zwf gene encoding glucose-6-phosphate dehydrogenase, producing the protein MSQRTTEQGGGVNPLRDPQDRRLPRIPEPCALVIFGVTGDLARKKLLPAVYDLANRGLLPPGFVVLGFARRDWGDGDFESSAYEAARKHARTPWRDEVWARLAGNIKFVGGSFDDDAAFDRLAQTLDDLRASHGIHGNAAFYFSIPPAAFPVVLKQLARTGMADNDKSGGWRRVVVEKPFGKDLESAKELNDLVDDVFTREDVFRIDHYLGKETVQNIMALRFANNLFEPLWNSKYVDSVQITMAEDVGIGTRAGFYDSAGAARDVLQNHLLQLLALVAMEEPTSFDASEIRAEKLKVLKAIKLPRDPHLDTVRGQYLAGWVAGERAVGYHEEEGVPADSTTETYVAVKLAIQNRRWAEVPFYIRAGKRLPRRVTEVAIMFKKAPHLPFNATDMEMLGNNQLVIRVQPDEGVVLKFGSKVPGTTMEVRDIAMDFQYGEAFTESSPEAYERLVLDVLIGDRTLFPDAAEVEQSWQVVDPLEDAWRGTKPEPYRAGEWGPRASDEMLARDGRAWRRA; encoded by the coding sequence ATGAGCCAGCGGACGACAGAGCAAGGAGGAGGAGTGAATCCTCTGCGGGACCCGCAGGATCGGCGCCTACCGCGGATACCTGAGCCGTGTGCCCTGGTGATCTTCGGGGTGACCGGCGACCTGGCCCGGAAGAAACTGCTGCCGGCCGTGTACGACCTGGCCAACCGCGGCCTGCTGCCGCCGGGCTTCGTGGTGCTCGGCTTCGCCCGCCGCGACTGGGGCGACGGGGACTTCGAGTCCTCGGCCTACGAGGCGGCCCGCAAGCACGCCCGGACACCCTGGCGGGACGAGGTGTGGGCGCGGCTGGCCGGCAACATCAAGTTCGTGGGTGGGTCCTTCGACGACGACGCCGCGTTCGACCGGCTCGCCCAGACCCTGGACGACCTGCGCGCCAGCCACGGCATCCACGGCAACGCCGCGTTCTACTTCTCCATCCCCCCGGCCGCCTTCCCGGTGGTGCTCAAGCAGCTTGCCCGCACCGGGATGGCGGACAACGACAAGTCCGGCGGCTGGCGGCGGGTCGTCGTGGAGAAGCCGTTCGGCAAGGACCTCGAATCGGCCAAGGAACTCAACGACCTGGTGGACGACGTGTTCACCCGGGAAGACGTGTTCCGCATCGACCACTACCTCGGCAAGGAAACCGTCCAGAACATCATGGCGCTGCGGTTCGCCAACAACCTGTTCGAGCCGCTGTGGAACTCCAAGTACGTCGACTCGGTGCAGATCACGATGGCCGAGGACGTCGGCATCGGCACGCGGGCCGGCTTCTACGACTCGGCCGGCGCCGCCCGCGACGTGTTGCAGAACCACCTGCTCCAGCTGCTGGCCCTGGTCGCCATGGAGGAGCCGACCAGCTTCGACGCCAGCGAGATCCGGGCCGAGAAGCTCAAGGTGCTCAAGGCCATCAAGCTGCCGCGGGATCCGCACCTGGACACCGTCCGCGGTCAGTACCTGGCCGGGTGGGTGGCCGGCGAGCGGGCCGTCGGGTACCACGAGGAGGAGGGGGTGCCGGCCGACTCCACCACCGAGACGTACGTGGCGGTGAAGCTGGCCATCCAGAACCGGCGCTGGGCCGAGGTGCCCTTCTACATCCGGGCCGGGAAGCGGCTGCCCCGCCGGGTCACCGAAGTGGCGATCATGTTCAAGAAGGCCCCGCACCTGCCGTTCAACGCCACCGACATGGAGATGCTGGGCAACAACCAGCTGGTCATCCGGGTGCAGCCGGACGAGGGCGTGGTGCTGAAGTTCGGTTCCAAGGTCCCCGGCACCACCATGGAGGTCCGGGACATCGCCATGGACTTCCAGTACGGCGAGGCGTTCACCGAGTCCAGCCCGGAGGCGTACGAGCGGCTGGTGCTGGACGTGCTGATCGGGGACCGGACGCTGTTCCCGGACGCCGCCGAGGTCGAGCAGAGCTGGCAGGTCGTGGACCCGCTGGAGGACGCCTGGCGGGGCACCAAGCCGGAGCCGTACCGGGCCGGTGAGTGGGGTCCGCGGGCCTCCGACGAGATGCTGGCCCGGGACGGCCGGGCCTGGCGCCGGGCGTGA
- a CDS encoding glucose-6-phosphate dehydrogenase assembly protein OpcA: MIGLWDTTGNEVVKALAAERRSAGGVASGMALTLIVVVDEKRVREAEAAATVAAAAHPCRLLVVVRSDVDRDRNRLDAEIVVGGRLGPCEAVVMRMYGRLALHAESVVMPLLVPDVPVVTWWHGEPPDHIANDYLGVVADRRITDSAQSKDPIAALHQRAEDYAPGDSDLAWTRITPWRTLVAGAFDTRAAEITEAHVVAPPSDPTAALMCGWLKARLGVQPTWQHTEDFPRMRSVRLRCANGDELELVRDDSVATFRRTGQADRQLPLVRRPLGDELAEELRRLDADQVYAEALCGMTGLRGLDRRPRQRVHIWKDPATAERAEAGVSAHAGPTELDA; the protein is encoded by the coding sequence TTGATCGGGTTGTGGGACACCACCGGCAACGAGGTGGTCAAGGCGCTGGCCGCGGAGCGGCGCAGCGCCGGCGGGGTGGCCAGCGGGATGGCGCTCACGCTGATCGTGGTGGTGGACGAGAAGCGGGTCCGGGAGGCCGAGGCGGCGGCGACCGTGGCGGCCGCCGCGCACCCGTGCCGGCTGCTCGTGGTCGTCCGCTCCGACGTGGACCGCGACCGCAACCGGCTGGACGCCGAGATCGTGGTGGGCGGCCGGCTCGGCCCGTGCGAGGCCGTGGTGATGCGGATGTACGGCCGGCTCGCGCTGCACGCAGAGTCGGTGGTGATGCCGCTGCTGGTGCCTGACGTTCCGGTCGTCACGTGGTGGCACGGTGAACCGCCGGACCACATCGCCAACGACTACCTGGGCGTGGTGGCCGACCGGCGGATCACCGACTCGGCCCAGTCGAAGGACCCGATCGCCGCGCTGCACCAGCGGGCCGAGGACTACGCGCCGGGCGACAGCGACCTGGCCTGGACCCGGATCACCCCGTGGCGCACGCTGGTGGCCGGGGCGTTCGACACCCGGGCCGCGGAGATCACCGAGGCGCACGTGGTGGCACCGCCCAGCGACCCCACGGCGGCGCTCATGTGCGGCTGGTTGAAGGCCCGGCTGGGCGTCCAGCCGACCTGGCAGCACACCGAGGACTTCCCGCGGATGCGCTCGGTGCGGCTGCGCTGCGCCAACGGGGACGAGTTGGAGCTGGTCCGGGACGACTCGGTGGCCACGTTCCGCCGGACCGGCCAGGCCGACCGGCAACTGCCCCTGGTCCGTCGCCCGCTGGGCGACGAGTTGGCCGAGGAGCTGCGCCGGTTGGACGCCGACCAGGTGTACGCGGAGGCGCTGTGCGGGATGACCGGGCTGCGCGGCCTGGACCGCCGGCCCCGGCAGCGGGTGCACATCTGGAAGGATCCGGCCACCGCCGAGCGCGCCGAGGCGGGCGTGAGCGCGCACGCCGGTCCCACCGAGCTGGACGCCTGA
- the pgl gene encoding 6-phosphogluconolactonase: MSETSVVVHADPEVLAQAVAARLIVGLIDAQAERGEAGVVLTGGRVAAAVYRAIRELPARDAVDWRRVDVWWGDERFVPAGHPDRNDTQARSALLDMLPLDPARVHPMPAADGPAGDDPEAAAAWYAAELAAAAPGTAALPHFDVLLLGVGEDGHVASVFPEHPVAYESRPVGAVRGSPKPPPVRLTLTLPAINTADEVWLVAAGPDKARPVGMALAGAGPVQLPAAGVHGLSRTRWLLDREAAAEVKPRFRSLR; the protein is encoded by the coding sequence GTGAGCGAGACGAGTGTGGTCGTCCACGCCGACCCGGAGGTGCTGGCGCAGGCGGTGGCCGCACGGCTGATCGTCGGGCTGATCGACGCGCAGGCCGAACGGGGCGAGGCCGGCGTGGTGCTCACCGGCGGCCGGGTGGCCGCGGCGGTGTACCGGGCGATCCGGGAGCTGCCGGCCCGGGACGCGGTCGACTGGCGGCGGGTGGACGTGTGGTGGGGCGACGAGCGCTTCGTCCCGGCCGGCCACCCGGACCGCAACGACACCCAGGCCCGGTCGGCGCTGCTGGACATGTTGCCGCTGGATCCCGCCCGGGTGCACCCGATGCCGGCCGCGGACGGGCCGGCGGGTGACGACCCGGAGGCCGCGGCCGCGTGGTACGCCGCCGAACTGGCCGCCGCCGCCCCCGGCACGGCCGCCCTGCCCCACTTCGATGTGCTGCTGCTCGGGGTTGGCGAGGACGGCCACGTGGCGTCCGTGTTCCCCGAGCATCCGGTGGCCTACGAGTCGCGCCCGGTCGGTGCGGTGCGGGGCAGCCCCAAGCCACCGCCGGTCCGGCTCACCCTCACGCTGCCGGCCATCAACACCGCCGACGAGGTGTGGCTGGTGGCCGCGGGTCCGGACAAGGCCCGACCGGTGGGGATGGCGCTGGCCGGCGCCGGGCCGGTGCAGTTGCCGGCGGCCGGCGTGCACGGATTGAGCCGTACCCGCTGGCTGCTGGACCGGGAGGCGGCGGCCGAGGTGAAGCCGAGGTTCCGCAGCCTGCGCTGA
- the secG gene encoding preprotein translocase subunit SecG yields the protein MPTWFAYTMVVLLLITSVLLTLLILLHRGKGGGLSSMFGGGVSSSLAGSSVAERNLDRYTVLVGVVWFASIVGIGLWLKLQMAAGAS from the coding sequence ATGCCCACCTGGTTCGCGTACACGATGGTCGTGTTGCTGCTGATCACGAGCGTGCTGCTGACGCTGCTCATCCTGTTGCACCGCGGCAAGGGTGGTGGCCTTTCGAGCATGTTCGGCGGTGGCGTCAGCTCCAGCCTGGCCGGTTCGTCCGTTGCCGAGAGGAACCTCGACCGGTACACGGTGCTGGTGGGTGTTGTCTGGTTCGCCTCTATTGTCGGCATCGGCCTCTGGCTCAAGCTCCAGATGGCCGCCGGCGCTTCCTGA
- the tpiA gene encoding triose-phosphate isomerase, producing the protein MADQVRRPLMAGNWKMNLNHLEAIGLVQKLAFSLSEQQLAAVETVVLPPFTDLRGVQTLIEGDKLQLGYGAQDLSPYRSGAYTGDISGAMLAKLGCSYVVVGHSERRSHHHEDDAVVNAKVAAALANDLTPILCVGEGLEVREELRHVAHCRAQLDAALRGLTAEQVTKVVVAYEPVWAIGTGKTATPQDAQEVCGQLRQRIAETYDQATADQVRILYGGSVKANNIASIMAQPDVDGGLVGGASLDAEEFANICRFPEHITR; encoded by the coding sequence ATGGCGGATCAGGTCCGCCGGCCGCTGATGGCCGGCAACTGGAAGATGAACCTCAACCACCTGGAGGCCATCGGCCTGGTCCAGAAGTTGGCGTTCAGCCTCAGCGAGCAGCAGCTCGCCGCGGTGGAGACGGTGGTGCTGCCGCCCTTCACCGACCTGCGCGGGGTGCAGACCCTGATCGAGGGGGACAAGCTCCAGCTCGGGTACGGCGCGCAGGACCTGTCGCCGTACCGGTCCGGGGCGTACACCGGGGACATCTCCGGCGCCATGCTGGCGAAGCTGGGCTGCTCGTACGTGGTGGTCGGCCACTCGGAGCGGCGCAGCCACCACCACGAGGACGACGCGGTGGTCAACGCGAAGGTGGCGGCGGCGCTGGCGAACGACCTCACCCCGATCCTCTGCGTGGGGGAGGGGCTGGAGGTACGCGAGGAACTGCGGCACGTGGCGCACTGCCGTGCGCAGCTCGACGCGGCGCTGCGTGGCCTCACCGCCGAGCAGGTCACCAAGGTGGTCGTGGCGTACGAGCCGGTCTGGGCGATCGGCACCGGCAAGACCGCCACCCCGCAGGACGCCCAGGAGGTGTGCGGGCAGCTCCGCCAGCGGATCGCCGAGACCTACGACCAGGCCACGGCCGACCAGGTCCGGATCCTGTACGGCGGCTCGGTGAAGGCGAACAACATCGCCTCGATCATGGCCCAGCCGGACGTGGACGGCGGCCTGGTCGGCGGCGCGAGCCTGGACGCCGAGGAGTTCGCGAACATCTGCCGCTTCCCGGAGCACATCACCCGCTGA